TGACCAGGCTGGTCTTGTCGCCATACTCCGCCGGGGGAGCGCCGGCGATCACCTCCAGCGAGCCGATGGAGTCCACCGGGAGCTGGTTGGAGAAGACCTTGCTTTGCTGGTCGGTGACGGGCTGGCCGTCCACCGAGAAGGAGTTCTCGGCGTGGTCGCCCAGGCCGTGGAACAGTCCGTTGGAATCGGCCACCACGCCGGGGGAGGCCAGGGTGACCAGCGAACTCACCGAGGACGACTGGCTCTCCAGCGGCAGCTTCTGGAAGAGCCCGCGGTCCACGTCGGTGTGGAAGTTGGGGTCATTCTCGATCAGGTCCGTGGCCGATGCTTCCACCGTGACCGTGGTCTTCGCGCCCTCCAGGCTGAGGCCGATCTGCAGGGAGATGGGCACTGCCGAACGCACTTCCACATCCTGCGCATAGGGCGCAAAACCCTTCGCCGTCAACACCAGGCGATAGGGGTTGAAGGGGACGTTGACGAAGTTGAACTCGCCCGCGCTCCCGGTGGTGGTCGTCCGGCGAAAGCCGCTCACCGAGTACGTGATCTCGACCGTGGCTCCCGGAACCACGGCGCCGGCAGGGTCCTTGACCGCTCCTGCAATCGTCCCGGAGTTGCTGGATTGCGCCCACGCCCCCAGGCACAGAAACAACCAGCCCAGAAGCAAGAGCATGCTCGATACGAAGCTTTTCTGCATTTTTCCTCCCTCCCCGCAGCCCGGGGGTGTCGTGGCGGGAAGGAAGGGGGCGGCGCCGAAGCGCACGCATCCCCCTCCGCCCAGCTTGGAAGTCGAGCCGGCGGTGGCGCCGGCAGGCTGTTCCAGCTAGGCGGCCGGGGGAGGACGGATGAAGAAGTCGGAGAGAGGGGCCCGACTGAGGAGGTGCGGGACGGCAGCAGCTTGCAAGGGCTGCGCCAAAACCGAGAACGGCAGGGTGACAGCGGCGCTGCGCAGCGCCGGAGCGTGCAGGGTCAGGCAGAGTTCGCAGCGCGAGTGGGAGCCGGCCAGGTCACGGTGGCTGTGCACCGCATCCAGGGCCACCAACGACACCACCGCCAGCAGCGCCAGCCACGCCAGCGCCCGCCGCCACCTGCCCGTCCTGGACACCCGTCCCACCTGAGTAGCCTTCGTCGGAGTATACCTCCTCCGAAGGCGGGCGGACTCGGTTTGGGATGGGTAGCGCATGGTCACACCTGGAGCACGTCGCCTTCCCTGGCCACCCACAGGTAGAGCACGGGATTGACGAAGAAGCCCAGCAGCAGGCGCGAGATGAGGCCGGCGACGATCACGATGGCGAAGGGCCGCTGAGTGTCGGAGCCGATGCCGGTGGAAAGTGCGGCCGGAAGCAGCCCCAGGCAGGCCACCAGCGCCGTCATCATGATGGGGCGCAAGCGCAGCAGAGCGGCCTCGCGGGTCGCGCTCCGGATGTCCATCCCTTCCAGCCGCAGCTTGTTGATGTAAGAGACCAGGATGACCGCGGTTTCGACCGAAACTCCCAGCAGCGCCAGCAGCCCCAGCACCGAGGAGACGCTGAAGGGCGTGTGCGTGAGCTTGAGGGCCAACAGCGCGCCCACCGGCTCGGTCAGGATCACGCCCAGCGCGATGGTGACGGGGAACTTGAAGTTGCCGTAGAGCGCGAACAGGATGAGGAAGATGAGCAGCACGGCCAGGGGTCCGATGACGTTGAGTTGCGCCTTGGCGGCCAGGAATTCGTCGTACTCGCCGCCCCAGGCCAGACGGTAGCCTTCGGGCAGGGAGACGTTCCTGCGCACCGCGGCCTGGCCGTCCTTCACCGCGCGTTCCAGGTCGCGACCCTCGATCGAGTACTGGATGCCGATGTAGCGCGAGTTGTTCTCGCGGTAGATGAACGACGCCCCGTTGCCCTGGCGGATCTCGGCCAACTGGCGGAGCGGGATCTGCTGGCCGTCGGGCGTGCCCACCAGCAGGTTCCCGATCTGCTGGGCGTTGGAGCGGTACTGCGGCTCCATGCGCACCACCAGGTCGAAGAGCTTCTCTCCCTGGATGACCTGGGTGGCCGCCTGCCCGCCCACCGCCGCCTCCACCACCGCCTCGACGTCGCTCACGTTGATGCCGTAGCGCGCGATCTTCTCGCGGTCCACGTCGATGATGAGGCTGGGCTGCCCCAGTTCGCGGACCACCGTCAGCGCGGTGAAGCCGGGCACCTGCGACAGCGTCTTCTTGATGGCCAGCGCCTTCTGCTCCAGCACTTCCAGGTCGGGTCCGTACACCTTCACCGCCAGCGAGCTCTTCAGCCCGGTGAGGGCCTCGTCCACCGCGTCCTCGGCGGGCTGGGTGTAGTTGAAGGTGATGCCGGGATAGGCGGTCAACCGGCGGTCGATGTCGGCGATCAGGTCTTCCTTGGTCCGGATCTTGCCCTGCCAGGCCTTGTCGCTGTAGGGCTTCAGGCCGACGTAGAACTCGTCGTTGAAGAAGCCGGTGGGATCGGTGCCGTCGTCGGGGCGGCCCAGCTCCGAGGCCACCTCCGTCACCTGCGGGTAGGAGAGCAGGATCGCGCGCACCTGCGGCGACAGCCTGCTGGCCTCTTCGAAGGAGATGGTGTAGGGCATGGTGGCGCGAATCCAGAGCGCGCCCTCGTCCAGGTGGGGCATGAACTCGCCCCCGATGAAGGGCACCAACAGCAGGGTCAGCCCGAAGATGGCGCTGGCCGCCAGCATGGTCGTGCCGGGATGGTCGAGCGACCAGTCCAGCCCGCGCGCATACTTCGCCTTGATCCACTCGAAGGGCTTGTTCACGCGCTCCTTGACCCCCTGCTGGAACCAGTAGGAGGCCAGCACCGGAACCAGGGTCAGGGTGAGCACCAGCGCGCCCAGCAGGGCGAAGGCCATGGTGTCGGCCATGGGATCGAAGAGCTTGCCTGCGGGCCCGCTGAGGGCATAGATGGGCAGGTAGCCGGCGATGATCACGGCCACCGAGTAGAAGATGGGGCGGTCCACGTCGCGCGCCGCCGCCAGGATCACCTCCTGCAGGCGGTACTCCTGCCCCTGGCGCAGCCCCAGTTCGCGGTAGATGTTCTCCATCATGACCACGGTACCGTCGATGATGATGCCGAAGTCGATGGCCCCGATGGAGAGCAGGTTGGCGTCGATGTTGTGGGCGTGCAGGAAGATGAAGGAGAACAGCAGGCTCAAGGGGATGGTGAGGGCCACGATGACGGCGGCGCGCGTGCTCACCAGGAAGAACAGCAGCACCACGAAGACCAGGATCATGCCCCGCAGCAGGTTGGCCTCCACCGTGTCGGTGGTGAGCCGCACCAGGTCGCTGCGGTCGTAGAAGGGCCGCACCTTGACGTCGCGAGGCAGGATCTCGCGGTTGAGTTCCTCGGTTTTCTTCTGCACCCCGGCAAGGACGGTCTGCGTCTGCTCGCCGCGGCGCATCAGGATCACGCCCTCCACCGCGTCGTCGGTGCGGTTGAAACCGAACTGGCCCAGGCGGGGCGCGTGCCCGATCACCACCTGGCCGATGTCGCGCACCCGCACCGGCACGCCCTTGCTGGCCCCCACGATGATATTGCCGATGTCGTCGGTGTTGCGTACCAGGCCCAGCCCGCGCACGTAGTAGAACTGCCCGCCCTGGGAGTAGAAGCCGCCTCCGGCGTTGCTGTTGTTGTTGGCCAGCGCCGTGACCACCTGGGGCACGGTCAGGTGGTAGCCGTACAGGCGCGCCGGATCCAGCAGCACCTGGTACTGCATGGTCTCGCCGCCCAGGCCGGAGTCGTCGGCCACCCCCGGCACCGACTTGTAGGCGCGCTCCACCACCCAGTCCTCGATGGTCTTCAATTCCTGCGGGCTGCGGTCGGGGCTCACCAGCACGTAGCGGTAGACCAGGCCGCTGGGGCTGAACAGCGGCGCCATCGAGGGCGTCACCCCGCTGGGCAGGGCCACCTCCGCCAGCCGCTCGAAGACCACCTGACGCGCGAAGTAGGGGTCCACGCCCTCGTCGAAGGTGAGGCGCACGTCGGAGAGCCCGTAGAGGGTGATGGAGCGCATCACCGTCATGTGGGGCACCCCGTTCATCTCCACCTCGATGGGCAGCGTGACCAGGCGTTCCATCTCCTCCGAGGCGTGGCCCGGCCACTGCGTGATGATCTCCACCATGGGCGGCGAGAGGTCGGGATAGGCGTCCACCGGCATGCGCCGGAAGGACTCGATGCCGGCGGCGGTGATGAACACCGTCAGCATCAGCACCAGGAAGCGCTGGCGCAGGGCGGCTTGGACGATGCGATGGATCATGCGGTGCGGCCCGATTCAGGCAATGGGTCCTTCCTCGCGCAAGGCTCCT
The genomic region above belongs to Terriglobales bacterium and contains:
- a CDS encoding CusA/CzcA family heavy metal efflux RND transporter, which encodes MIHRIVQAALRQRFLVLMLTVFITAAGIESFRRMPVDAYPDLSPPMVEIITQWPGHASEEMERLVTLPIEVEMNGVPHMTVMRSITLYGLSDVRLTFDEGVDPYFARQVVFERLAEVALPSGVTPSMAPLFSPSGLVYRYVLVSPDRSPQELKTIEDWVVERAYKSVPGVADDSGLGGETMQYQVLLDPARLYGYHLTVPQVVTALANNNSNAGGGFYSQGGQFYYVRGLGLVRNTDDIGNIIVGASKGVPVRVRDIGQVVIGHAPRLGQFGFNRTDDAVEGVILMRRGEQTQTVLAGVQKKTEELNREILPRDVKVRPFYDRSDLVRLTTDTVEANLLRGMILVFVVLLFFLVSTRAAVIVALTIPLSLLFSFIFLHAHNIDANLLSIGAIDFGIIIDGTVVMMENIYRELGLRQGQEYRLQEVILAAARDVDRPIFYSVAVIIAGYLPIYALSGPAGKLFDPMADTMAFALLGALVLTLTLVPVLASYWFQQGVKERVNKPFEWIKAKYARGLDWSLDHPGTTMLAASAIFGLTLLLVPFIGGEFMPHLDEGALWIRATMPYTISFEEASRLSPQVRAILLSYPQVTEVASELGRPDDGTDPTGFFNDEFYVGLKPYSDKAWQGKIRTKEDLIADIDRRLTAYPGITFNYTQPAEDAVDEALTGLKSSLAVKVYGPDLEVLEQKALAIKKTLSQVPGFTALTVVRELGQPSLIIDVDREKIARYGINVSDVEAVVEAAVGGQAATQVIQGEKLFDLVVRMEPQYRSNAQQIGNLLVGTPDGQQIPLRQLAEIRQGNGASFIYRENNSRYIGIQYSIEGRDLERAVKDGQAAVRRNVSLPEGYRLAWGGEYDEFLAAKAQLNVIGPLAVLLIFLILFALYGNFKFPVTIALGVILTEPVGALLALKLTHTPFSVSSVLGLLALLGVSVETAVILVSYINKLRLEGMDIRSATREAALLRLRPIMMTALVACLGLLPAALSTGIGSDTQRPFAIVIVAGLISRLLLGFFVNPVLYLWVAREGDVLQV